The following proteins come from a genomic window of Hydractinia symbiolongicarpus strain clone_291-10 chromosome 2, HSymV2.1, whole genome shotgun sequence:
- the LOC130630736 gene encoding probable dimethyladenosine transferase codes for MPKERIQKKSRNHQQVRAEGIQFKTEHGQHILKNPLIVNAIIDKASIKSTDTVLEIGPGTGNMTVKMLEKGKKVIACELDPRMAAELQKRVQGTPESNKLHLIVGDVMKTDLPYFDCCVANMPYQISSPFVFKLLLHRPFFRCAVLMFQREFAQRLVAKPGDKLYCRLSINTQLLARVDHLMKVGKNNFRPPPKVESSVVRIEPKNPPPPINFQEWDGLVRIAFVRKNKTLAACFSSKAVIEMLEKNYKVHCSMNDIMVDADFSMKDKVNDILSNNDFGKKRARTMDIDDFLLLLNTFNTNGIHFA; via the exons atgccGAAAGAAAGAATACAGAAGAAATCTAGAAACCATCAGCAGGTTAGAGCAGAAG gaaTTCAGTTCAAAACTGAGCATGGTCAACATATCCTAAAGAACCCACTTATTGTCAATGCCATTATAGATAAG GCTTCAATCAAGAGTACAGATACAGTTCTTGAAATTGGTCCTGGTACAGGTAACATGACTGTCAAGATGTTGGAAAAAGGTAAAAAG gTGATTGCATGCGAGTTAGATCCGAGGATGGCTGCAGAGCTGCAAAAAAGAGTGCAGGGAAC CCCAGAATCGAACAAGTTGCATTTAATTGTTGGAGACGTGATGAAAACAGATTTGCCATATTTTGATTGTTGTGTAGCGAACATGCCATATCAG ATTTCATCGCCATTTGTGTTCAAGTTGTTACTTCATCGACCATTCTTCAG ATGTGCTGTACTTATGTTTCAACGTGAATTCGCTCAAAGATTAGTTGCGAAACCAGGTGACAAGCTTTATTGTCGTCTCTCAATCAATACCCAGTTGCTAGCAAGAGTGGATCATCTGATGAAG GTTGGTAAAAACAATTTCCGTCCACCTCCCAAAGTGGAATCAAGTGTTGTGAGAATAGAACCCAAAAATCCACCACCGCCAATTAATTTTCAG GAATGGGATGGCTTAGTGAGGATTGCAtttgtaagaaaaaataaaactttggctgcATGTTTCAG TTCTAAGGCGGTAATAGAGATGTTGGAGAAGAATTACAAGGTTCATTGTTCCATGAACGATATT ATGGTTGATGCAGATTTTAGTATGAAGGATAAAGTCAACGATATACTTTCAAATAATGATTTTGGAAAAAAACGAGCAAGAACGATGGACATTGATGATTTCTTACT acTTCTTAATACTTTCAACACGAATGGGATCCATTTTGCTTAG
- the LOC130630737 gene encoding thyrotroph embryonic factor-like isoform X2 — protein sequence MVEAMANQERWISKQSPPHESNKDTSKMDWLRPHMMRIDDFCASLNSGQTYVHIPKTMKRRYDTGEYLLPYRPSTDKKEHEYRHSIGESSHEYKRQIRSVSVIVSDKNRSLSASSSVPSPSSSVGDNEDNHQGEHNGERDNELKSAKYQYNPAPMAKKSKRQFIPPENKDQSYWERRKRNNEAAKKSREQRREKEIEVSRKCSQLEDENSGLRFTIVNLQKKNEQLENTMNIYKEILMKNNLL from the exons aTGGTCGAGGCAATGGCAAACCAAGAAAGGTGGATAAGCAAGCAAAGCCCACCTCATG aaAGTAACAAAGATACATCTAAAATGGATTGGCTGAGACCTCACATGATGAGGATTGATGATTTCTGCGCGTCATTAAATAGTGGTCAAACGTACGTACATATTCcaaaaacaatgaaacgaagaTATGATACAGGAGAATATCTTTTACCATATCGTCCGTCCACGGACAAAAAAGAACATGAATATCGGCACAGCATAGGAGAGTCATCGCATGAATATAAACGTCAAATACGTTCTGTCTCCGTTATTGTGTCCGATAAAAATCGATCGTTGTCGGCAAGTTCGTCTGTTCCATCTCCATCATCAAGTGTGGGAGATAACGAAGATAATCATCAAGGAGAACATAATGGAGAACGTGACAATGAACTAAAATCCGCTAAATATCAATACAATCCCGCGCCGAtggcaaaaaaatcaaaacgtcAGTTTATCCCGCCTGAAAACAAAGATCAAAGCTACTGGGAAAGGCGGAAGCGAAATAATGAAGCGGCAAAAAAATCGCGAGAACAAAGGCGCGAGAAAGAAATCGAAGTCAGTAGAAAGTGTTCACAATTGGAAGACGAAAACTCGGGACTGCGTTTCACGATTGTGAATTTGCAAAAGAAAAACGAACAACTTGAAAATACAATGAACATTTATAAAGAAATTCTCATGAAGAACAATCTTCtatga
- the LOC130630737 gene encoding thyrotroph embryonic factor-like isoform X1 has translation MEGLSGTSWQRNMLDKYSESWKRMVEAMANQERWISKQSPPHESNKDTSKMDWLRPHMMRIDDFCASLNSGQTYVHIPKTMKRRYDTGEYLLPYRPSTDKKEHEYRHSIGESSHEYKRQIRSVSVIVSDKNRSLSASSSVPSPSSSVGDNEDNHQGEHNGERDNELKSAKYQYNPAPMAKKSKRQFIPPENKDQSYWERRKRNNEAAKKSREQRREKEIEVSRKCSQLEDENSGLRFTIVNLQKKNEQLENTMNIYKEILMKNNLL, from the exons ATGGAAGGATTAAGCGGAACAAGTTGGCAGAGAAATATGTTGGATAAATACAGCGAGAGCTGGAAAAG gaTGGTCGAGGCAATGGCAAACCAAGAAAGGTGGATAAGCAAGCAAAGCCCACCTCATG aaAGTAACAAAGATACATCTAAAATGGATTGGCTGAGACCTCACATGATGAGGATTGATGATTTCTGCGCGTCATTAAATAGTGGTCAAACGTACGTACATATTCcaaaaacaatgaaacgaagaTATGATACAGGAGAATATCTTTTACCATATCGTCCGTCCACGGACAAAAAAGAACATGAATATCGGCACAGCATAGGAGAGTCATCGCATGAATATAAACGTCAAATACGTTCTGTCTCCGTTATTGTGTCCGATAAAAATCGATCGTTGTCGGCAAGTTCGTCTGTTCCATCTCCATCATCAAGTGTGGGAGATAACGAAGATAATCATCAAGGAGAACATAATGGAGAACGTGACAATGAACTAAAATCCGCTAAATATCAATACAATCCCGCGCCGAtggcaaaaaaatcaaaacgtcAGTTTATCCCGCCTGAAAACAAAGATCAAAGCTACTGGGAAAGGCGGAAGCGAAATAATGAAGCGGCAAAAAAATCGCGAGAACAAAGGCGCGAGAAAGAAATCGAAGTCAGTAGAAAGTGTTCACAATTGGAAGACGAAAACTCGGGACTGCGTTTCACGATTGTGAATTTGCAAAAGAAAAACGAACAACTTGAAAATACAATGAACATTTATAAAGAAATTCTCATGAAGAACAATCTTCtatga